A DNA window from Pyrus communis chromosome 3, drPyrComm1.1, whole genome shotgun sequence contains the following coding sequences:
- the LOC137730135 gene encoding pentatricopeptide repeat-containing protein At5g04780, mitochondrial-like — protein sequence MISMRTLRRRNLEGIYCPVRNYYRHLSAIANGPQQSPVTVGSEAARDAYPPLVHEILQICAGTGAPAEGKACHAHIIRFGLTADTLTSNMLINVYSKCGLLDCAGKVFDEMPERSLVSWNTMIGSLARNGEEQEALGLFLQMQRQGNTFSEFTVSSVLCACAAKCAVFESKQLHALAVKLAMNINVYVGTALLDVYAKSGLIKDASSVFESLPERSVVTWSSMVAGYVQNELFEEALVLFHRAKRIGLEQNQFTVSSAICACAGLAALIEGKQVHALLSKIGFGLNIFIVSSLIDMYAKCGSIREAYSVFQGMSERNIVLWNAMISGFARHACSLEVMILFEKMQQMGMFPSEVTYVSVLTACSHMGLVESGKKYFNLMIAEHNVSPNVVHYSCMVDILGRSGLIIEAYDLIQKIPFGVTASMWGSLLASCRIHGNLDLAELAAQHLSEIEPNNAGNHILLSNVYAANKKWEEVARTRKTLKESELKKERGKSWIEIKDKVHSFMVGERKHARIDEIYSKLDDLVTELKIMGYKAETEHDLHCVGESRKHELLRHHSEKLALTFGLICLPSNAPIRIMKNLRICGDCHAFMKISSSCRGREIIVRDTNRFHHFKNGYCSCGEFW from the coding sequence ATGATATCGATGAGAACCTTGAGGAGGAGAAACTTGGAGGGAATCTATTGCCctgttcgaaactattacagaCATTTGTCAGCCATCGCCAATGGACCCCAACAGTCCCCTGTAACTGTTGGGTCGGAGGCGGCGAGGGACGCGTACCCTCCACTTGTTCATGAAATCCTGCAAATTTGTGCAGGAACAGGTGCACCCGCGGAAGGGAAGGCCTGCCATGCACACATCATACGTTTCGGATTAACAGCAGACACATTAACCTCTAATATGCTCATCAACGTGTACTCCAAATGTGGTTTACTTGATTGTGCCGGCAAGGTATTCGATGAAATGCCTGAAAGGAGCTTAGTTTCATGGAATACAATGATTGGGTCACTTGCTCGGAATGGGGAAGAACAAGAAGCTCTTGGTCTTTTCTTGCAGATGCAAAGACAAGGAAACACTTTCAGTGAATTCACCGTTTCAAGTGTTCTTTGTGCTTGTGCTGCGAAATGCGCTGTGTTTGAGAGTAAACAACTGCATGCTCTTGCTGTTAAGTTAGCAATGAATATAAATGTCTATGTGGGAACCGCGTTGCTTGATGTTTATGCAAAGTCTGGTTTGATAAAGGATGCaagctctgtttttgagtctttgcCAGAGAGGAGTGTTGTTACATGGAGTTCGATGGTTGCCGGGTATGTGCAAAATGAGCTTTTTGAAGAGGCTTTGGTGTTGTTCCATAGAGCTAAAAGGATAGGGTTAGAACAGAACCAGTTTACAGTTTCTTCTGCTatttgtgcttgtgcaggtCTGGCAGCTCTCATTGAAGGAAAGCAGGTGCATGCTCTTTTATCTAAAATTGGCTTTGGTTTGAATATATTTATTGTTTCCTCTCTTATAgacatgtatgcaaaatgtggTAGCATTAGAGAAGCATACAGTGTGTTTCAAGGTATGAGCGAGAGGAACATTGTTTTATGGAATGCCATGATTTCAGGGTTCGCTAGACATGCTTGCTCCCTAGAGGTGATGATCTTATTTGAGAAAATGCAGCAGATGGGTATGTTCCCGAGCGAAGTAACCTATGTTTCGGTATTAACTGCCTGTAGTCATATGGGACTAGTTGAAAGTGGAAAGAAATATTTCAACCTCATGATAGCAGAACACAATGTGTCACCAAATGTTGTTCACTATTCATGCATGGTTGATATTTTAGGTCGGTCAGGGTTGATTATTGAAGCCTATGACTTGATACAGAAAATTCCGTTTGGTGTTACTGCTTCTATGTGGGGTTCTTTGTTGGCTTCTTGTAGGATCCATGGAAATCTTGACTTGGCCGAGCTCGCAGCACAGCATTTGTCTGAGATAGAACCTAATAATGCAGGAAACCATATTTTGCTGTCAAATGTTTATGCAGCAAATAAGAAGTGGGAGGAAGTTGCGAGAACAAGGAAGACTCTTAAAGAAAGCGAgttgaagaaagagagagggaagagTTGGATTGAAATAAAGGACAAAGTTCACTCATTTATGGTTGGAGAGAGGAAACATGCTAGAATTGATGAGATATATTCAAAATTGGACGATTTGGTGACAGAATTGAAGATAATGGGGTACAAGGCTGAGACTGAACATGACCTTCATTGCGTGGGTGAAAGCAGAAAGCATGAACTTTTGAGGCACCACAGTGAGAAACTTGCTCTTACTTTTGGGTTGATATGCTTACCTTCCAATGCTCCTATCAGGATCATGAAGAATCTTAGGATTTGTGGTGATTGCCATGCTTTTATGAAGATTAGTTCAAGTTGTAGGGGAAGGGAAATCATCGTTAGGGATACAAACAGGTTTCACCATTTCAAGAATGGTTATTGCTCTTGTGGGGAATTCTGGTGA